GAACAAATTGCGAACGTTTTTACGAGTCGCTTAGTTGAAAATCGAGGGGTTATCATCACCACACATGAAATTAACGATATTGAACATTTAATTGATAAAGTTGTTTTGCTTGATAATGGGAAGGTTATAAAGGAATTTAATACGGAAGATGTTAGAGAAAATGAAGGAAAATCCGTCATTGATGTCATGAGAGAGGTGTATCAACCATGAATCGTTTCTTAAAATTGGTAAACTTTGAATTTAACCGTTTTTTTAAACTTTATCTCGTTTTAATAGGAATGACGGTTCTAATGCAAATAGGTGGACTCATTTATGAGGCGCAATTATATATCTTGTCAGTCAAAAGTTTTCACCTTTAAGAAGCCTTCAGATCCTCGTCAAAAAAAGGGTCTGATTGCTTCTTTTTCATTATTCGACTTATGCATAAACGGCTCGTTTTACTAAAAAGCGAAAAAGTCGTCTTCCTTAAATAATAGGCAACGGTCGCTTCTGAGACAATAGGGTTGGACTTCGTTCGTAAAAATCGAACAGGACTCTCATTAATCTTAGTTGAAAAAGTAAGAGACAACATTTGAAGCATCCCCATGGCGATACAACTACACATGACAAATCCCTCGATTGCTTTCAAAGCGGACAAGATGAGTTCTTTCTCTTTTTCATCCTCCATTTCTTCTAATGGATGAATCATTCTTTTTTGCATAGCGTCTCAGTTTAGGCATGGCTTTTGACCAAAATTGATACCCAAATCCATTCATCACTTGTTTCAGCTCTCGAAACGTACATTCAATTTTGAACCTAAAACTGTACAATTCAATGATGTTAACGGGATCTAAATCGAGCTTCGTTGTAACAAGAATGGCTGTTTTTTCTCCATACATGACAAGGACGAATCGCAGTTCTTGATAAAGCTTTTGCCCCCATAATAAATTAAGGCAAAGGTAACGAACGGTCTCTTCTTCTTCCATATAAACGGACGGTTGCTTCTACGAATTCACTCTTCCTTGATGTAAAGAGGTCTTGAAGTTTGATGGTCTCTCCTTTTTACGAGGACGACCTTTCCTTTATATTCACCGGGCTTTGTATAAGCCCTACAAGACTTCTTGGCTTTAGTCAAAAGGTGAAGCATCGTTTCTGATTTCTCTAACAGTTCTGCCCGTTTCATAAGAGCAAAAATGGATAAATAGTAGCCATCAAGCAGTACGAGCGATTCTCCCATACATTTAGCTGCTTGAAACGCATCGTTTATGATTTGAACAATGTGAGAACCTTCACATTCATAATTGTTCTGTTTTTTTCTCCAATTTCGAATCATGTTGACACCGTCATGGAGCCTGATCGAAAGAGGAAGACAAAATAGTTTCTTAGAAGGATCGCCAATGAGAACACCTATCCCACCAAACATGTGCCCAAAGATAAACTCGGCTTTTGAGGAATTTTCTGATTCTTGATGTAACCTCTTCACACCAGGCATTTTTCGTGCTTCTTTCGATTGCTTCACGCCATCTCCTACCAAGATGGTGATGCCGTCTTTCTTATAGATGGGTGCCTTACGATAAACAAGCTTCGTCCATGTTTGAATAAGATCCTCTAACTTCCAAGCTTGGGACCTAAAAAAATGCATCATAGCAGGATAGGACTTGGGTGAGATCGAAAGCTCACGAATGATGGAGGTTAATCCTACTTGATCGGAACGTAACATCAATCCAATAATCATGACGACAAACCATTCATAGGTAGCTTGTCGTGTAAAACAGGTCCTAAATTCTGAAAGTTCTTTATCTATTCTTTTCCACATAATCACTATGGTCATTCGCTGTTGAGTTTGATACAATATCAAAGATAACTCTTCTCGGATGACATGTCTCCTTATTTTGTTTAGTCGCTTAATAGGTTAACATGAAATCAAGCAGAAGGGTTATTTTTTATGCAGAAAATTCTCTTTCTAAGGGATTGAGTCATCTTTATAAAATGGACTTTGTAAGGGACCCC
This portion of the Bacillus carboniphilus genome encodes:
- a CDS encoding transposase, with protein sequence MILYQTQQRMTIVIMWKRIDKELSEFRTCFTRQATYEWFVVMIIGLMLRSDQVGLTSIIRELSISPKSYPAMMHFFRSQAWKLEDLIQTWTKLVYRKAPIYKKDGITILVGDGVKQSKEARKMPGVKRLHQESENSSKAEFIFGHMFGGIGVLIGDPSKKLFCLPLSIRLHDGVNMIRNWRKKQNNYECEGSHIVQIINDAFQAAKCMGESLVLLDGYYLSIFALMKRAELLEKSETMLHLLTKAKKSCRAYTKPGEYKGKVVLVKRRDHQTSRPLYIKEE